From a region of the Myxococcota bacterium genome:
- the cutA gene encoding divalent-cation tolerance protein CutA: MTTPSDARVVLVTAPDLEVARQLARTLVSEARIACANVVPGLESIYRWEGEVQVDAEVLLILKTTAAQVDAVAARVKDLHPYELPEVIALPIEGGSAGYLDWIRTESTG; the protein is encoded by the coding sequence GTGACGACCCCCTCGGACGCCCGCGTGGTGCTCGTCACCGCGCCCGATCTGGAGGTGGCGCGCCAGCTCGCCCGCACCCTGGTGTCCGAGGCCCGGATCGCCTGCGCAAACGTCGTTCCGGGGCTGGAATCCATCTATCGCTGGGAGGGAGAGGTCCAGGTGGACGCGGAGGTCCTGCTGATCCTGAAGACCACGGCGGCCCAGGTGGACGCGGTGGCGGCCCGGGTGAAGGACCTCCATCCTTACGAGCTACCCGAGGTGATCGCGCTCCCCATCGAGGGGGGCAGCGCAGGCTATCTCGACTGGATCAGAACGGAATCGACCGGATGA